From Taeniopygia guttata chromosome 29, bTaeGut7.mat, whole genome shotgun sequence, a single genomic window includes:
- the LOC121469092 gene encoding serine/threonine-protein kinase pim-1-like: MGISDHRSEAMEGVQEVVMTISGRLSPTKHLIATAGTPQLRQPKLLSAWLRDFVSCCLQRDEERRWSADELLQGEEEDGGREGGGGRRRRKQEDGARQGGRRAEPGGAFGLQVAIKRVPRNRVRHWDELPDGTSAPLEIVLLDKVSTGYPGVVQVLEWLELPNNIVMVLERPERSQDLLHFIWARRFLSEEVARQLFRQVLEAVRHCTSRGVLHHDIKPENILVDLATGQAKLIDFGCGTYLQDTAYTHFAG; encoded by the exons ATGGGCATCTCTGATCATCGCAGTGAAGCAATGGAGGGAGTTCAGGAGGTGGTGATGACCATTTCAGGAAGGCTCTCTCCA actaaacacctGATAGCCACAGCAGGGACGCCTCAGCTGCGGCAGCCCAAGCTCCTCTCGGCTTGGCTGCGTGACTttgtgagctgctgcctgcagagagacGAGGAGCGGCGCTGGTCTGCCGACGAGCTCCTGCAG ggagaggaggaggatggaggaagagaaggaggaggcggaaggaggagaaggaagcaggaggatggggctcggcagggcgggcggcgagctgaACCCGGTGGTGCCTTTGgcttgcaggtggccatcaaaagggtgccacggaaccgcgtccggcactgggacgagctg cccgacggcaccagcgcacccctggagatcgtgctgctggacaaggtgtccactggctaccctggtgtggtccaggtgctggagtggcttgagctccccaacaacatcgtgatggtgctggagcggccggagcggtctcaggacctcctgcatttcatttgggcacggaggttcctgtctgaagaggtggcacggcagctgttccgccaggtgctggaggccgtgcggcactgcaccagccgagGGGTCCTGCACCAcgacatcaaaccagagaacatcctggttgacctggccactggccaggcaaaattgatcgactttggctgtggcacctacctgcaagacacagcctacactcactttgcag gatga